From Achromobacter spanius, a single genomic window includes:
- a CDS encoding alpha-ketoacid dehydrogenase subunit beta, which produces MAIDNNAGPASAPMTMIQALRSAMDVMLERDNNVVVFGQDVGYFGGVFRCTEGLQAKFGSSRVFDTPISEGGIVGVAVGMGAYGLRPVCEIQFADYFYPASDQIVSEAARLRYRSVGEFIAPMTIRMPCGGGIYGGQTHSQSPEAMFTQVCGLRTVMPSNPYDAKGLLIAAIENDDPVIFLEPKRLYNGPFDGHHDRPVTPWTGRPGSVVPTGYYTVPLESAAIVRPGSELTVLTYGTTVHVSLTAAEETGIDAEVIDLRSLWPLDLDAIVNSVKKTGRCVVVHEATRTCGFGAELISLVQEHCFHHLEAPVERVTGWDTPYPHAQEWAYFPGPRRVGEAFKRAMEA; this is translated from the coding sequence ATGGCAATCGATAACAACGCTGGTCCGGCCTCGGCGCCGATGACCATGATCCAGGCATTGCGCTCGGCCATGGATGTCATGCTTGAGCGCGACAACAACGTCGTCGTGTTCGGGCAGGACGTCGGGTACTTCGGCGGCGTGTTCCGCTGCACCGAAGGCCTGCAGGCCAAGTTCGGCAGCTCTCGCGTGTTCGACACCCCCATCTCCGAAGGCGGCATCGTCGGCGTGGCGGTGGGCATGGGCGCCTACGGCCTGCGCCCCGTGTGCGAGATCCAGTTCGCCGACTACTTCTATCCGGCCTCGGACCAGATTGTGTCCGAGGCGGCGCGCCTGCGCTACCGCTCGGTGGGCGAATTCATTGCCCCCATGACCATCCGCATGCCCTGCGGCGGCGGCATCTACGGCGGGCAGACGCACAGCCAGAGCCCCGAGGCCATGTTCACGCAGGTCTGCGGGCTGCGCACGGTGATGCCATCCAATCCGTATGACGCGAAGGGGCTCTTGATCGCCGCTATCGAGAACGACGATCCGGTGATCTTCCTGGAACCCAAGCGCCTCTACAACGGCCCGTTCGACGGCCACCATGACCGTCCCGTCACGCCGTGGACCGGCCGCCCCGGCAGCGTCGTGCCCACCGGCTACTACACCGTGCCGCTGGAATCGGCCGCCATCGTGCGTCCGGGGTCGGAACTGACGGTGCTGACCTACGGCACCACCGTGCACGTGTCGCTGACCGCGGCTGAAGAGACCGGCATCGACGCCGAAGTCATCGACCTGCGCAGCCTCTGGCCGCTGGATCTGGACGCCATCGTCAACTCGGTCAAGAAGACCGGGCGCTGCGTGGTGGTGCACGAAGCCACGCGCACCTGCGGCTTTGGCGCGGAACTGATTTCTCTGGTGCAGGAACACTGCTTCCATCATCTGGAGGCGCCCGTCGAGCGCGTGACCGGTTGGGACACTCCCTATCCGCACGCGCAGGAATGGGCGTACTTCCCCGGCCCGCGCCGGGTCGGCGAAGCGTTCAAACGCGCGATGGAGGCATGA
- a CDS encoding TonB-dependent siderophore receptor, protein MFHHYPAAPLTAALIVALAAPAVQAQTPSQTPAATRYDLPAAPLGDTLTRIARQSGRAVSVDPALVAGRTAAAVAGNYTPEEAVRQALAGSGLELAVTANGTLSARRAPANATMLEPVRVTGSAESPTGHVEGYVAQRAMSGTKTDTPLIETPQSVSVVTSDQIRAVKAASLADALGYTPGVSSQSPAFSRMVDDLMLRGFNVAAGNSGQLRDGLKLQSSVYDGGQEPYGLERVEVLRGASSVLYGQLSPGGVVNTVSKRPTADTLRELNLETGSYNRRQVSGDFAGALTDDGTWTYRLTGLARNADNWVDHVPDDRTYLAPALTWQPSAATSLTLLATYQRIRTKFAAPMPAANTLNGQIPRDLFIGEPDFDRYDTDTYTVGYAFEHAFNDRVKLRQSARYFTADGTWDYLSFGALQANGRTLRRGVVSRSEHSYGIATDTSLEMKLDGGPLQHTVLAGLDYYRSGYDSHRHSGTVAPLADIYNPVYGAVPVLNTAADYGINTRSSALGLYVQDQIKIQDKWVVVLGGRQDWADTDQKSYANGTTTRLRDTATTGRIGLLYLADNGLAPYLSASQSFAPTVGVDRAGNAFKPTKGTQYELGLRYEPPGGNMLYSAAIYDLTQTNALTSDPADATYSVQTGKARSRGLELEAKARLGALNLTASYAYTDARTTRSNTPALVDQRIALVPLHSASVWADYNLTAVGVSGLTVGAGVRYASSTNLPGYPANVPGQFLVDAMAAYDFGALDPSMSGLSLVLNARNLFNRGYLACAGSTGCRYGDPRTLYATLSYRW, encoded by the coding sequence ATGTTTCACCACTATCCAGCCGCGCCGCTGACGGCCGCGCTGATCGTCGCTTTGGCCGCGCCCGCGGTGCAGGCTCAGACACCGTCCCAGACCCCGGCGGCAACGCGCTATGACCTGCCGGCTGCGCCGCTGGGCGACACCTTGACCCGGATCGCCCGCCAAAGCGGGCGCGCGGTGTCGGTCGACCCCGCCTTGGTCGCGGGACGCACGGCTGCGGCGGTGGCGGGCAATTACACCCCTGAAGAGGCCGTGCGCCAGGCGCTGGCGGGCAGCGGGCTGGAGCTGGCGGTAACGGCCAACGGCACGCTGAGCGCGCGCCGCGCGCCGGCCAACGCGACGATGCTGGAACCGGTGCGCGTGACCGGCTCGGCGGAATCGCCCACCGGCCACGTCGAGGGCTACGTTGCGCAGCGCGCGATGTCGGGCACGAAGACGGACACGCCGCTGATCGAGACGCCGCAATCGGTGTCGGTGGTCACCAGCGACCAGATCCGCGCGGTCAAGGCGGCGTCGCTGGCCGACGCGCTGGGGTATACGCCAGGCGTTTCCTCGCAGTCGCCGGCGTTCAGCCGGATGGTCGATGACCTGATGCTGCGCGGCTTCAATGTGGCGGCCGGCAATTCCGGGCAACTGCGCGATGGCCTGAAGCTGCAATCCAGCGTCTACGACGGCGGGCAGGAACCGTACGGCCTGGAGCGGGTGGAAGTGCTGCGCGGCGCGTCGTCCGTCCTGTATGGGCAATTGAGCCCCGGCGGCGTGGTGAACACCGTCAGCAAGCGGCCCACCGCCGACACGCTGCGCGAGCTGAACCTGGAGACGGGCAGCTATAACCGCCGGCAGGTGTCGGGCGACTTCGCCGGCGCGCTGACCGATGACGGCACGTGGACCTACCGGTTGACCGGTCTGGCGCGCAACGCCGACAACTGGGTGGATCATGTGCCGGACGACCGGACCTATCTGGCGCCGGCATTGACGTGGCAGCCGTCGGCCGCGACGTCCCTGACCCTGCTGGCGACCTACCAGCGCATCCGCACCAAATTCGCCGCGCCCATGCCTGCCGCCAACACGCTCAACGGCCAGATTCCGCGCGACCTGTTCATCGGCGAGCCTGATTTCGACCGCTACGACACGGACACCTACACCGTGGGCTACGCGTTCGAACACGCCTTCAACGACCGCGTGAAGCTGCGCCAGAGCGCGCGCTATTTCACCGCTGACGGCACGTGGGACTACCTGTCGTTCGGCGCCCTGCAGGCCAATGGCCGCACGCTGCGCCGGGGCGTCGTCAGCCGCAGCGAGCATTCGTACGGCATCGCCACCGACACGTCGCTGGAAATGAAACTGGATGGCGGCCCCTTGCAGCACACCGTGCTGGCTGGCCTGGACTACTACCGCAGCGGCTACGATTCCCACCGCCATTCCGGCACGGTGGCACCGCTGGCCGATATCTACAACCCGGTCTACGGCGCCGTGCCGGTGCTGAACACCGCGGCTGACTACGGCATCAACACGCGGTCCAGCGCGCTGGGCCTCTACGTGCAGGATCAGATCAAGATCCAGGACAAGTGGGTGGTCGTGCTGGGCGGGCGCCAGGACTGGGCCGACACGGACCAGAAAAGCTACGCCAACGGCACCACCACCCGGCTGCGCGACACGGCCACGACCGGCCGCATCGGTCTGCTTTATCTGGCCGACAACGGCCTGGCGCCTTACCTCAGCGCCAGCCAGTCGTTCGCGCCCACGGTGGGCGTGGACCGCGCGGGCAATGCGTTCAAGCCCACCAAGGGCACCCAGTACGAACTGGGGCTGCGCTACGAGCCGCCCGGCGGCAACATGCTGTACAGCGCCGCCATCTACGACCTGACGCAGACCAATGCGCTGACCAGCGATCCGGCCGATGCCACGTATTCGGTGCAGACGGGCAAGGCGCGTTCGCGCGGCCTGGAACTGGAAGCCAAGGCTCGCCTGGGTGCGCTGAACCTGACCGCGAGCTATGCGTACACCGACGCGCGCACCACGCGCAGCAACACGCCGGCCCTGGTGGACCAGCGCATCGCGCTGGTGCCGCTGCACAGCGCGTCGGTGTGGGCCGACTACAACCTGACGGCGGTGGGCGTGAGCGGCCTGACCGTGGGGGCAGGGGTGCGCTACGCCAGTTCGACCAACCTGCCGGGCTACCCCGCCAATGTGCCGGGGCAGTTCCTGGTGGACGCGATGGCCGCGTATGACTTTGGCGCGCTGGATCCGTCGATGTCCGGCCTGTCGCTGGTGCTGAACGCGCGCAACCTGTTCAACCGCGGCTACCTGGCTTGCGCCGGCAGCACCGGCTGCCGCTACGGCGATCCGCGCACCTTGTACGCGACGCTCAGCTACCGCTGGTAG
- a CDS encoding sigma-70 family RNA polymerase sigma factor, translating to MSSSAQPTEHAAAELYEAHHSWLQEWLRRRLGCRHDAADLAHDTFVRILSGRHAEAIREPRAFLTTLAQRALFTFWRRRDLERAYLDSLQALPQASAPSEESRALVVEALMHIDRVLHRLPRRARQAFLYSQIDELGYAEIAARIGVSVITVRRYMKQAITLCVAARLAP from the coding sequence ATGTCCTCATCCGCGCAGCCCACGGAGCACGCCGCTGCCGAGCTGTATGAAGCCCATCACTCCTGGCTGCAGGAGTGGTTGCGGCGCAGATTGGGTTGCCGCCACGACGCCGCCGATCTCGCGCACGATACCTTCGTGCGGATCCTGTCGGGCCGCCACGCCGAAGCGATTCGCGAGCCGCGGGCGTTCCTGACCACCCTGGCGCAGCGCGCGCTTTTTACGTTCTGGCGTCGCCGCGACCTGGAACGCGCCTATCTCGACAGCCTGCAGGCGCTGCCGCAGGCCAGCGCGCCCAGCGAAGAAAGCCGCGCGCTTGTCGTCGAGGCCCTGATGCACATCGACCGCGTGCTGCACCGCCTGCCGCGCCGAGCGCGCCAGGCTTTTCTCTACAGCCAGATTGACGAGCTGGGCTACGCCGAGATCGCCGCACGCATCGGCGTGTCCGTGATCACCGTGCGGCGCTACATGAAGCAGGCCATCACGCTGTGCGTGGCCGCCCGGCTTGCGCCATGA
- a CDS encoding FecR family protein — MTAPALPAELESAVDWMVLLSSGSVAAADRVRFESWRQSDPRHAAAWETVNTAVKGSFDALGQGGQRRAAGAVLQEPPARRRALRNMLMLALAAGGLAALADRQTPLRTLTADLRTGTAERRVYTLPDGSELTLNARSAVDLDFSAEARRVRLRSGAVLVRVAADASRPFMVVSADGEVQALGTVFGVARQGETSVASVLEHSVEVRAGGQRLTLHAGEGVRFGAGGLGQPDVRLSDAAAWQGGMLVVHDEPLGAVVDALRPYRRGVIRITPQAARLRVLGAFPLDDTDRTLESLRQTLPIQVSSLGGWLVGIDLRADAAEKK, encoded by the coding sequence ATGACGGCGCCGGCACTGCCGGCCGAACTGGAATCGGCCGTGGACTGGATGGTGCTGCTGTCCTCCGGCAGCGTTGCCGCGGCGGACCGGGTGCGGTTTGAAAGCTGGCGCCAGTCCGATCCGCGCCATGCCGCGGCGTGGGAGACGGTGAACACCGCGGTCAAGGGGTCTTTTGACGCCCTGGGCCAGGGCGGGCAGCGGCGCGCCGCCGGGGCGGTGCTGCAGGAGCCGCCGGCCCGGCGCCGCGCCTTGCGCAACATGCTGATGCTGGCGCTCGCCGCCGGCGGGCTGGCGGCGCTTGCAGACCGCCAGACGCCGTTGCGCACCCTGACCGCCGACCTTCGCACGGGCACGGCCGAGCGCCGCGTCTACACCTTGCCCGATGGCAGCGAATTGACCTTGAATGCGCGATCCGCGGTGGATCTGGATTTCTCTGCCGAGGCGCGCCGGGTTCGCTTGCGCAGCGGCGCAGTGCTCGTGCGCGTGGCGGCCGACGCCAGCCGGCCTTTCATGGTGGTCAGCGCCGACGGCGAGGTCCAGGCGCTTGGCACGGTGTTCGGCGTGGCCCGCCAGGGCGAGACCAGCGTGGCCAGCGTGCTCGAGCACAGCGTCGAGGTGCGCGCGGGCGGACAGCGCCTGACCCTGCATGCGGGCGAGGGCGTGCGTTTCGGGGCGGGCGGCCTCGGCCAGCCGGATGTGCGGCTGAGCGACGCGGCCGCGTGGCAGGGCGGCATGCTGGTTGTACATGACGAGCCCCTGGGCGCGGTGGTGGACGCCTTGCGTCCGTATCGGCGAGGCGTCATCAGGATCACGCCGCAGGCCGCGCGGCTGCGCGTGCTGGGCGCCTTCCCGCTGGACGACACGGACCGCACGCTGGAATCGCTGCGCCAGACGCTGCCCATCCAGGTCAGTTCGCTGGGCGGCTGGCTGGTGGGCATCGACCTGCGCGCGGACGCCGCTGAAAAAAAATGA
- a CDS encoding pentapeptide repeat-containing protein encodes MLKTWQAWKVRASLRRASLRRASLRRASMRRASIRRASPRRKPQRHFPPNSGHPHAAPRRQQSHQPQPPPSSPPARPPQRPPSHSLRLRLQAGSAPRPRPSPGPHHRPAK; translated from the coding sequence ATGCTGAAGACTTGGCAGGCGTGGAAGGTGCGGGCGTCGTTACGCCGGGCGTCGTTACGCCGGGCGTCGTTACGCCGGGCGTCGATGCGCCGGGCGTCGATACGCCGGGCGTCGCCACGCCGGAAGCCGCAGCGCCACTTTCCACCAAACTCGGGCCACCCGCACGCTGCGCCCCGTCGGCAGCAATCCCATCAGCCGCAGCCACCGCCGTCTTCGCCGCCGGCGCGGCCGCCGCAGCGCCCGCCTTCACATTCCCTTCGCCTTCGACTTCAAGCCGGATCAGCTCCCCGCCCACGGCCATCACCTGGCCCACATCACCGCCCAGCGAAATAA
- a CDS encoding 2-oxo acid dehydrogenase subunit E2: protein MATPGVSTPGASTPGVTTPGVTTPGVTTPAPSTPAKSSASASASASAPASAKSPAGRQSGGAPAAVRQPGEKPLASPAVRKRAWDLGVELRYVQGSGPAGRILHEDLDAWLQGQGSAISARAGSAYAERNDEDAVPVIGLRRKIAQKMAESKRRIPHFSYVEEIDVTELEDLRVQLNAKWGESRGKLTLLPLLARAMVVALRDFPQINARYDDEAGVVTRYGAVHIGIATQSDGGLMVPVMRHAEARDLWSMAAEITRLAQAVRTGSAGRDELSGSTITITSLGPLGGIVTTPVINHPEVGIVGVNRIVERPAFRNGAVVARKLMNLSSSFDHRVVDGMDAARFIQAVRALLEQPALLFVE, encoded by the coding sequence GTGGCGACGCCCGGCGTATCGACGCCCGGCGCATCGACGCCCGGCGTAACGACGCCCGGCGTAACGACGCCCGGCGTAACGACGCCCGCACCTTCCACGCCTGCCAAGTCTTCAGCATCTGCATCCGCATCCGCCTCCGCGCCGGCGTCGGCCAAGTCGCCGGCCGGGCGCCAATCCGGCGGCGCGCCCGCCGCAGTCCGCCAGCCCGGCGAAAAGCCGTTGGCGTCGCCCGCCGTGCGCAAGCGCGCGTGGGACCTGGGCGTCGAACTGCGCTACGTGCAAGGCAGCGGCCCCGCCGGTCGCATCCTGCACGAGGATCTGGACGCGTGGCTGCAAGGGCAGGGCTCGGCCATCAGCGCGCGCGCCGGCTCGGCCTACGCCGAACGCAATGACGAAGACGCCGTGCCCGTCATCGGCCTGCGCAGAAAGATCGCGCAGAAGATGGCCGAGTCCAAGCGCCGCATCCCGCATTTCAGCTACGTCGAGGAAATCGACGTGACCGAGCTCGAAGACCTGCGCGTGCAGCTCAACGCCAAATGGGGCGAGTCGCGCGGCAAGCTGACGCTGCTGCCGCTTCTGGCCCGCGCGATGGTGGTGGCGCTGCGCGATTTTCCGCAGATCAACGCGCGCTATGACGACGAGGCCGGGGTCGTGACGCGCTACGGCGCGGTGCACATCGGCATCGCCACGCAAAGCGACGGCGGCCTGATGGTGCCGGTGATGCGCCACGCCGAGGCGCGCGATCTCTGGTCCATGGCGGCCGAGATCACGCGGCTGGCGCAGGCAGTGCGCACGGGCTCGGCCGGGCGCGACGAGCTGTCCGGCTCGACCATCACCATCACCAGCCTGGGCCCCTTGGGCGGCATCGTCACCACGCCGGTGATCAACCACCCCGAGGTCGGCATCGTGGGCGTGAACCGCATCGTCGAACGCCCCGCCTTCCGCAACGGCGCCGTGGTGGCGCGCAAGCTGATGAACCTGTCTTCGTCCTTCGACCACCGCGTGGTGGACGGCATGGACGCGGCGCGCTTCATCCAGGCCGTGCGCGCGCTGCTGGAACAACCCGCGCTGCTTTTCGTGGAGTAA
- the lpdA gene encoding dihydrolipoyl dehydrogenase, with amino-acid sequence MSQITKTTTLLVIGGGPGGYVAAIRAGQLGVPTILVEGAQLGGTCLNIGCIPSKALIHAAEEFDKARHYAGESALGIAVDAPRIDIAKTVAWKDGIVGKLTGGVGALLKKNGVEVVRGWATLLDGKTAEVETPDAGRIRIQCEHLLLAAGSEPTPLPSLPFGGTVVSSTEALSPTSIPKQLVVVGGGYIGLELGTVYRKLGAEVAVVEAQDRILPTYDAELTKPVAAALGKMGVALHLGRKVLGLNGKGDAVRVQDASGAETLLPADRVLISVGRRPRTQGWGLESLQLDRKGNALRIDDQCRTSMRDVWAIGDIAGEPMLAHRAMAQGEMVAELVAGKRRHFQPASIPAVCFTDPEVVVAGLSPQEAESAGLDCVTASFPFAANGRAMTLESTDGFVRVVARRDNHLIVGWQAVGRAVSELSTAFGQSLEMGATLEDVAGTIHAHPTLGEAVQEAALKALGHALHI; translated from the coding sequence ATGAGCCAGATCACAAAGACAACGACATTGCTGGTGATCGGCGGCGGCCCCGGCGGCTACGTGGCCGCCATCCGCGCCGGGCAGCTGGGCGTGCCGACCATCCTGGTCGAGGGCGCGCAGTTGGGCGGCACCTGCCTGAATATCGGCTGCATCCCGTCCAAGGCACTGATCCACGCGGCCGAGGAATTCGACAAGGCGCGTCACTACGCCGGCGAATCGGCGCTGGGCATCGCGGTCGACGCGCCGCGCATCGATATCGCCAAGACCGTGGCCTGGAAGGACGGCATCGTCGGCAAGCTGACGGGCGGCGTGGGCGCGCTGCTCAAGAAGAACGGCGTGGAAGTCGTGCGCGGCTGGGCCACGCTGCTGGACGGCAAGACGGCCGAAGTCGAAACGCCCGACGCCGGCCGCATCCGCATCCAGTGCGAGCACCTGCTTCTGGCGGCGGGTTCCGAACCCACGCCGCTGCCGTCGCTGCCTTTCGGCGGCACGGTGGTGTCGTCCACTGAAGCCCTGTCGCCCACGAGCATTCCCAAGCAGCTCGTGGTGGTGGGCGGTGGCTACATCGGGCTGGAACTGGGCACCGTGTACCGCAAGCTGGGCGCCGAAGTCGCCGTGGTCGAGGCGCAGGACCGCATTTTGCCGACCTATGACGCCGAACTCACCAAGCCCGTCGCGGCCGCGCTCGGCAAGATGGGCGTCGCGCTGCATCTGGGGCGCAAGGTGCTGGGGCTGAACGGCAAGGGTGACGCGGTGCGCGTGCAGGACGCCAGCGGCGCTGAAACCCTGCTGCCCGCCGACCGCGTGCTGATCTCGGTGGGGCGCCGCCCGCGCACGCAAGGCTGGGGACTGGAAAGCCTGCAGCTCGATCGCAAGGGCAACGCGTTGCGCATCGACGACCAATGCCGCACGTCGATGCGCGATGTCTGGGCTATCGGCGACATCGCGGGCGAGCCCATGCTGGCGCACCGGGCGATGGCGCAGGGCGAGATGGTGGCCGAGCTGGTGGCGGGCAAGCGCCGCCACTTCCAGCCGGCGTCCATCCCGGCCGTGTGCTTCACCGATCCCGAGGTCGTGGTCGCGGGCCTGTCGCCGCAAGAGGCCGAAAGCGCCGGGCTGGACTGCGTGACCGCATCCTTCCCCTTCGCCGCCAACGGCCGCGCCATGACGCTGGAATCCACCGACGGCTTTGTCCGCGTGGTGGCCCGGCGCGACAATCATCTGATTGTTGGGTGGCAGGCGGTGGGGCGCGCGGTGTCGGAGCTGTCGACGGCGTTTGGTCAGTCGCTGGAAAT
- a CDS encoding 3-methyl-2-oxobutanoate dehydrogenase (2-methylpropanoyl-transferring) subunit alpha, which produces MSQYGPLKLHVPEPTGRPGCKTDFSYLHLSPPGEVPKPPIDVAAVDTGPLAYSLVRVIDEHGRAVGPWAPEISHDLLRAGMRAMLKTRIFDGRMLTAQRKKKISFYMQSLGEEAIGTAHAMALEKGDMCFPTYRQQSILLSRDVSLVTMMCQLMSNERDPLKGRQLPVMYSDRENGFFTISGNLATQFIQAVGWAMASAIKGDTRIASAWIGDGATAEADFHTALTFAHVYRAPVILNVVNNQWAISTFQAIAGGEGATFAGRGVGCGIASLRVDGNDFLAVYSASIWAAERARRNLGPTLIEWVTYRAGPHSTSDDPTKYRPGDDWSHFPLGDPIERFKKHLILLGIWSDAEHDAVRAELDAEILAAQKEAESYGTLVDGHVPSAASIFEDVYKDMPEHLRRQRQQLGV; this is translated from the coding sequence ATGAGCCAATATGGGCCGCTGAAGTTGCACGTCCCCGAGCCGACAGGGCGACCGGGTTGCAAGACAGACTTCTCCTATCTGCATCTTTCGCCGCCCGGCGAGGTGCCCAAACCCCCCATTGATGTTGCCGCGGTCGACACCGGTCCACTGGCCTATAGCCTGGTCCGCGTCATCGACGAGCATGGCCGCGCCGTCGGGCCCTGGGCACCGGAGATCAGCCACGACCTGCTGCGCGCCGGCATGCGGGCGATGCTCAAGACGCGCATCTTCGATGGGCGCATGCTGACCGCGCAGCGCAAGAAGAAGATTTCGTTCTACATGCAGAGCCTGGGCGAGGAGGCCATCGGCACCGCCCACGCCATGGCGCTGGAAAAGGGGGATATGTGCTTTCCCACCTATCGCCAGCAAAGCATCCTGCTGTCGCGCGACGTGTCGCTGGTGACGATGATGTGCCAGCTCATGTCCAACGAGCGCGACCCGCTCAAGGGCCGCCAACTGCCGGTCATGTATTCCGACCGCGAGAACGGCTTCTTCACGATTTCGGGCAACCTGGCCACGCAGTTCATCCAGGCGGTGGGCTGGGCCATGGCGTCGGCCATCAAGGGCGACACCCGCATTGCCTCGGCCTGGATTGGCGACGGCGCCACCGCCGAAGCCGACTTCCACACCGCGTTGACCTTCGCGCACGTTTACCGAGCGCCCGTCATCCTGAACGTGGTCAACAACCAGTGGGCCATCTCCACCTTCCAGGCGATCGCCGGCGGCGAGGGTGCAACCTTCGCGGGCCGCGGCGTGGGCTGCGGCATCGCGTCGCTGCGGGTGGATGGCAACGATTTCCTGGCGGTCTATTCCGCGTCGATCTGGGCCGCCGAGCGCGCTCGCCGCAATCTTGGCCCGACCCTGATCGAATGGGTGACGTACCGCGCCGGTCCGCACTCCACCTCCGACGACCCCACCAAATACCGTCCCGGCGACGACTGGAGCCACTTCCCGCTTGGCGACCCGATCGAGCGCTTCAAGAAACACCTCATCCTGTTGGGCATCTGGTCCGACGCCGAGCACGACGCGGTCCGCGCCGAACTCGACGCCGAGATCCTGGCGGCCCAGAAGGAAGCAGAGAGCTACGGCACCCTGGTGGACGGCCACGTCCCCAGCGCCGCCAGCATTTTTGAAGACGTGTACAAGGACATGCCGGAGCATCTGCGCCGGCAGCGTCAGCAGCTCGGAGTCTGA